CTCTCAGTGTCCAAACGGTCAGGAGTCGCTGAGCCATTTAGCCGCAGCAAGATCATCAGTGGGGTGCGCAAAGCATGCCAGGGCCGACCCGTTACTGATGACGATCTGGCTGTGCTGGCCCAAGAAGTAGAAGAGTCAATCAGGGCCAGTGGCGCGGCCGAAATCGAGGCCAATGATGTGGGCCTCGCCATTTTGGCTCCGTTGAGGCGCCTTGACTTGGTGGCATATCTTCGATTCGCAAGCGTCTACCAGGCCTTTGAGTCGCTGGAAGACTTTGAAGGTTCAATTGCCACGCTGCGCAGCGAGAATGCAGCAGCAACGGCTGCTGCAGCTGGTGCGGTACAAAGCCAAACTCTCCACGACGGAAGCCAAAGCTAAAGCCGTAGCGTCAGCTGGAGCCCACTGACACTACGGCTTTAGTTGCATCGTGTCCACAATTGCGTTGCGGGCGGTTATTTAGTGAGTTTGAAATGTACGGCTGCCTGCAGCGCCCCGCCAACAATTCCGGCATTATTTTTCAACTCGGCCGTGATGATCTTGGTGCGTAACTTCAGTTTTGGCAAGTAGTCTTCACTGCGTTTTGAAATGCCGCCGCCAATAATGAACAGCTCAGGGGAGAACAGAAACTCTACGTGTGAGAAGTAGCGTTGGAGTCGGAGCGCGTATTCATCCCAGCTCAGGTCATCTCGTTGCCGTGCGCTGGCCGACGCTTGGGTCTCAGCGTCGAAGCCATCCAACTCCAAATGACCAAGTTCAACGTTGGGGACAAGCTTGCCATTGAAAATGAACGCCGAGCCTATGCCTGTGCCTAGAGTGATGACAAGAACTGTACCCTTGATGCCCTGACCCGCTCCGTAGCGGGCTTCGGCCAGACCTGCAGCGTCGGCGTCATTCATGACCTGAACGTCGCGGCCAAGTTCCTTGGTGAAGATCTCATCGACATTGGCGTCGATCCAGGACTTGTCCACGTTGGCTGCCGAACGAGCTACGCCGTGGGAGATGATCGCTGGAAAAGTGATGCCAACAGGTGCATCGTCTTTGGGTGCATCAGGGCGGGTTGAGAGTTCATCAACAACGGCCTTTACCACCTTGGCAACAGCTTGG
This genomic window from Arthrobacter sp. TMP15 contains:
- the nrdR gene encoding transcriptional regulator NrdR, which encodes MYCPFCRNPDSRVVDSRLSDDGSSIRRRRQCTECGRRFSTVETASLSVSKRSGVAEPFSRSKIISGVRKACQGRPVTDDDLAVLAQEVEESIRASGAAEIEANDVGLAILAPLRRLDLVAYLRFASVYQAFESLEDFEGSIATLRSENAAATAAAAGAVQSQTLHDGSQS
- a CDS encoding ROK family protein; translated protein: MSKKHSHPTTVIGIDIGGTGIKGGIVDLETGTIVGDRFRIDTPTPSTPQAVAKVVKAVVDELSTRPDAPKDDAPVGITFPAIISHGVARSAANVDKSWIDANVDEIFTKELGRDVQVMNDADAAGLAEARYGAGQGIKGTVLVITLGTGIGSAFIFNGKLVPNVELGHLELDGFDAETQASASARQRDDLSWDEYALRLQRYFSHVEFLFSPELFIIGGGISKRSEDYLPKLKLRTKIITAELKNNAGIVGGALQAAVHFKLTK